The following nucleotide sequence is from Lysobacter panacisoli.
ACCGCGCCGCTGGACGGTCCTGCCGACGTGACGCTCGCGGGCGAATGGGCCGATGCCGACGCCACGCGCGCGATCGCCGACGGTCGCTTCGTCAGCCGTCCCGGCGTGTTCGCGTGGGACCGCATCGATGCCGCGTCGCGACTGCTCGCCTCGCACCTGCCCGGCGATCTCGTGGGACGCGCGGCGGATCTCGGCGCGGGGTATGGCTACCTCTCGGTGGAGCTGCTCGAACGTTGTCCGCGCATCGCCTCGCTCGACCTCTACGAAGCCGAGCTGCGCGCGCTGGAGCTGGCGCGACGCAACCTCGCGCCGTTCGCGGGACGCGTGGCGCTCGATTTCCACTGGCGCGACGTCACCGGCGGCATCGACGCGCGCTACGACGTCATCGTCTGCAATCCGCCCTTCCATGCGCAGACGCGCGCGGACCGCCCCGACATCGGCCGTCGTTTCATCGCAGCCGCGGCGCAGGCGCTCACGCCGGGCGGCCGCTTGTGGCTGGTGGCCAACCGCCACCTGCCGTACGAAGCAGAGCTCGACGCGCGCTTCGGGCGAGCGCGGATCGTGGCGCAGCAGGATGGATTCAAAGTGATCGAAGCCGTGCGCGGCTCTGAAGGAAACCCCCGATGAAGCTGGTCAAGACCATCGCCAACCTCGGCTACGGCAGCCGCAAGGAAGTGACGATGATGTTCCGCGAAGGTCGCATCACCGACCCGCAGGGCGAGGTGCTGTACGCCGACGATGCGGTGACGCACGAAGTCGTTCGCATCGACGGCGAGCCGCTCGATCCGCCGGCCGGCATGACGCTGATGCTGCACAAGCCGCTGGGCTACACGTGCTCGACGAAGGATCACGGACGCCTGATCTACGACCTGCTGCCGTCGCGCTTCCGCCTGCGCTCGCCGCTGCTGTCGAGTGTCGGCCGGCTCGATCGCGACACCAGCGGCCTGCTGCTGATGACCGACGATGGTGCGCTGCTGCATCGCATCGTCTCGCCCAAGGCGAAACTGTCGAAGGTGTACGAGGCCACGCTCGCGCAGGACCTGCGCGGCGACGAGGGCGCACTCTTCGCCAGCGGCACGCTGATGCTGGAATCGGAAACAACGCCGCTCGCGCCGGCGGAACTCGAGGTCCACGATGCGCGCCATGCGGCGCTGATACTCACCGAAGGCCGCTACCACCAGGTGCGCCGCATGTTCGCGGCGACGGGCAACCACGTCGACGCGTTGCACCGCAGCCGCATCGGCGGCCTCTCGCTCGGCGACCTGCCGGCAGGCGCGTGGCGGCTGCTCGACGCGGGCGACCTGGATCGTTTGTTCGGAGGTGGCGCATGAGCCTGCTGGAACCGGTGGCGTTCGCGCCGGCCGCGGTGCTGTTCGACATGGACGGCCTGATGATCGAAAGCGAGCGCGCGCTGCTGGAGTGCTGGCGCGAGGCGTCGCGGGAGCTGGGCCTCGACGTGGACGATGCGCTGTGGCTGTCGTTCGTCGGCCTGTCGGACCGGGTCTGCCACGAGATGCTGCGAGAGCGCTTCGCCGAGGACCAATTGCAGGCGTTGCTGAGCGGGCTGCAGGTGCGCTACGACGCGCGCGTGGAAGCGGGCCTGCCGTTGAAGACGGGCGTACTCGAACTGCTCGCGCTGCTCAAGCAGCGCGGCATCCCGCGCGCGGTCGGCACATCGACGCGTCGTCCGCGCGCGCTGCAGAAACTGGAGTTGTGCGGGCTGTTGCCGCACTTCGATGCGGTCGTTACTGGCAGCGATGTCGCCCATTCCAAGCCGGCGCCGGACATCTACCTGCTCGCGGCCGAGCAGCTTGGTGTGGCGCCGGAGCACTGCATCGTGCTGGAGGATTCCGCTGCCGGCGTGCGCGCCGCGCTCGCCGCGGGGATGACGCCGATCCAGGTTCCGGACCTGGTCGCGCCCGACGAAGGCGTGCGCGCGCTGGGGCATCGCATCGTGGAATCGCTGGTGCAGGCGAGGGCGCTGATCGAGCCTGCGTTGCGGTAGCGCCCCTCTCCCTGGCCGCTTCGCGGCCTGTCCCTCTCCCGCAAGGGGAGAGGGGGTGCGCGCGACCTGCTCGCTGTTGCTGTAATTCCCTTCTCCCCTCGAGGGAGAAGGTGCCCGAAGGGCGGAAGAGGGGGCGCTCGCAGCGCCCGGGGAGCGCGCCTAGCGCGCCATCAACTTCGCCCAACCTTCCGCGCCGAGCTCCTCCAGCGTTTCGAGGTTGCGCTGCACGATCACATCCGGATCCGGGAACGCCGCGACCGCGCGATCGATGCTGGCTTCGCGCAGCAGGTGCAGGGTCGGGTACGGCGAGCGGTTGGTGTTGTTGCCGACATCGTCGTCGGCGGTGCCGGCGAAGCGGTAGTCGGGATGGAAGCTGGCGACCTGGATCTCGCCTTCCAGGCCCAGGTCCGCGACCGCGGCATCGGCGCGGTCCAGGAAGTCGTTGTAGTCGAGGAAATCCGTCAGCACCTTCGGGTGCACCAGGAGCGTGGTGTCGATCACTTCCGGATCGGTCGCGGCCAGGCGCGACAGCTCCGCGCCGAGCTCCTCCAGCAACTGTTCCGTTGTCGTCGCCTCGCTGAGCACGAAGCGCACCTGCTGCTTCACGTACACCGACTTGGCGAACGGGCACAGGTTGAGCCCGATCACCGCGCGCTCCAGCCAGCGACGCGTCGCGGCGATGGGATCCTCGCCGCGCGCGTCGTCGCCGGTACCGGCTTCAGTCACGGAAGTTCTCGAACTGCAGCGGCCGCTCGTACTCGGTGGCCCGGAGCAGCGCGATCGCCGCCTGCAGGTCGTCGCGCTTCTTGCCGGTCACGCGCAGCTTGTCGCCGTTGATCTGGCTGTCGACCTTGAGCTTGGCGTCCTTCATCGCGGCCTGGATCTTCTTGGCCAGTTCGCGCTCGATGCCCTGCTTGACCGTGATCTTCTGGCGCGCGCCGGCGAGGTTGGTCTCGATGTCGCCGAATTCCAGGCAACGCGCATCGATGCCGCGCGCTATCAGGCGTGCGCGCAGGATGTCGTTCATCTGCTTGAGCTGGAACTCGCTCGGCGCGGACTGGCTGATCACCTCGTCCTCGAGCGCGAACTTGGCATCCACGCCCTTGAAGTCGAAGCGGGTGGAGAGCTCGCGGTTGGCCTGGTCGACGGCGTTGGTGAGTTCGTGGCTATCGACTTCGGAGACGATGTCGAAGGAGGGCATGGCCGGCTCCGGGACAGGATTTCGGGGCGCAAAGGGTAGCGCAGCGGGCGTGTTGGCGCAGCCGCGGAACGCAGTGTCCGCCGCGTCCCGCACAGCGCGGGTACGTCGCGACGACTAGACTTCGGGACTTCGTCCTCCGCCGGAAGCCGCCATGATCAAGACGCCCGCCTACGCCGCGCCCAACGCGACCTCGCCGCTGGCCCCGTTCAACATCGAGCGGCGCGAACCCGGCCCGCGCGAGGTGCTGATCGACATCCTCTATTGCGGCGTGTGCCACTCCGACATCCACCAGGCCCGCGACGGCTGGGGCGGCTCGATCTTCCCGATGGTGCCGGGCCACGAGATCGTCGGCCGCATCGCCCGGGTCGGTTCGCAGGTCGAGCGCTTCAAGGTCGGCGAGGCGGTGGGCGTGGGTTGTTTCGTCGATTCGTGCCGGCAGTGTCCGTCCTGCCGTGCGGGCGACGAACAGTACTGCGACTTCGGCATGAGCGGCACGTACAACAGCTACGAGCGCAACCCCGAAGACCATCGCTTCGACAAGACGCGACCGACCTACGGCGGCTATTCCACCTGCATCACGGTCGATGCGGATTACGTGCTGCGCATCCCCGAGTCGATCCCGCTCGACCGCGCCGCGCCGCTGCTGTGCGCCGGCATCACCACGTACTCGCCGCTGAAGCATTTCGGTGTGAAGGCGGGCGACCGCGTGGCCGTGGTCGGACTGGGCGGATTGGGTCACATGGCGGTAAAGCTGGCGGCGGCGATGGGCGCGCACGTCACGGTGCTCAGCACGTCCGAATCCAAGCGCGACGACGCGCTCGCACTCGGTGCGCAGGCGTTCGCCGCCACGCGCGATGGCACCGTGTTCAAGGAACAGGCCAACCGCTTCGACTTCGTGGTCGACACCGTGTCCGCCGAGCACGACTACAACCTCTACCTCAACCTGCTCAAGCTCGACGGGACGATGATCCTCCTCGGCATTCCCGAACAGCCCGAAGCGGTGTCGGCCGGCGCGCTGATCCGCAAGCGCCGCCGCCTCGCCGGCTCGATGATCGGCGGCATCCGCGAAACGCAGGAGATGCTGGATTTCTGCGCCACGCACGGGGTGGCCTCGGACATCGAGCTGATCCGCATGGACCAGATCAACGAAGCCTACGAGCGCATGCTGCGTTCGGACGTGCGCTATCGCTTCGTCATCGACATCGCCACGCTGGAACGGCCTGCGTGAGGTCGTCGACGGCCGCATGACGGACGCCGGGCCCTTATAGTGCGCAACCCCTCGATGGTTCCCGCCATGTCCCCGACCCGCAGTGCCCGCCAGACGCGCGCGATGCTGACGATGCTCGCCGCCGTCGCGTTGTTCGCGATGATGGACGCCGGGCTCAAGCAGCTGTCCGCGCACTATCCGCCGTTCCAGGTGGCTTCGCTGCGTGGTGCGGCGTCGTTGCCGCTGGTGCTGGTGTGGGCGATCGCCACGGCCGGCGTGCGTCCGCTGCTGCGCGTGCGCTGGTCGCTGCACCTGCTGCGCGGCGTGCTCGGCGTGGCGATGATGGCGACGTTCGTCTACGCGGTGTCGAAGCTGCCGCTGTCGACGACGTACTCGGTCTTCTTCGTCGCACCGCTGTTGATCACCGCGCTGTCGGTGCCGTTCCTCGGCGAGCACGTCGGTCCGCGACGCTGGACCGCGATCGTGATCGGTCTGATCGGCGTGCTGGTGCTGTTGCGCCCGACCGGCGAGGGGCTGGTCAGCCTGGCCGCGCTGGCGGTGCTGGTCGCGGCGGTGATGTATGCGATCAGCGCGATCACCGTGCGCGTGCTCGCGCGCACCGACAGCACGCAGTCGATGATGGTGTGGCTGATGGCGATGATCGCGCTCGGCGCGGGCGCGCTGGCGTGGCCGCAGTGGGTGCCGATCCGCGGAGAAGACCTGTGGATCATCGCCGGCGTCGGCGTGGCCGGTGCGCTGGGCCAGTACGCGATCACCGAGGCGTTCCGCCTCGGCGAAGCCTCGCTGATCGCGCCGCTGGAATACACCGCGCTGGTGTGGGGCGTGATGTTCGACCTGGCCTTCTGGGGCGTGTTGCCCGATGCGATCACCTGGATCGGTGCCGCGATCATCGTCGTCAGCGGTCTGTACCTGATCCGCCGCGAGCGCGTGCACGTCGAGGCCGAACACCCGTGATGCGCGACGCGCGGCCAGAGTGGCCACGCATGCGCCGTGCAGCCTCGATCAGCGTTCCGTGCTGGCGGTCAGCGCTGCGTTGAGCGCGGCGTTGCCGTTGACCAGATCGGACCAGCGCAGCTCCTGGCCGTTGCGACGGCCTTTCTCGACAAGCTTGAGGCCGTCGGAGTCGATGGTCAGGGTGTAGGGACGCTCGTCGATCTGGATCTCGCGGCGCAGCGGCTTGTCGAGCTTGGTGGTCATGCGCACCTCCTGGTGTGGACACCGCGACCCTAACTGTGGAGGGTTATCGCGGCGTGAACGCGGCTGCGACGCGGTCGCCGCGATTGCAGCGACGCGCCGCAGGAAATGGATCAGAAATGGAACGGGCCCCTCGCGGGGCCCGTTCACGTCACCGCGATGGATCAGAAGCGTGCGCCGACGCCCACGCCCACGGTGACCGGGTTCAGTTCGGCCTTGCCGGCGTTCACGCCATCGACGGCGACGTTCGGCTGGCCCGTGGTGTCCTGCATGTAGCGCACATCGGCGCGTGCGAACCACGTCGGTGTGATGTTGAGGTCGACGCCCGCGGTCGCCATCGCGCCCTTGGCGGTCTCCACGCCGATGCGGCGGCCGGCGAGCGCGCCGGTCGGTTCGGCCTTCTCGCCGTCGGTGTTGGCTTCGTAGTAGCCCAGGCCGACGAACGGACGCACCGTGTTGGCGGGCGTGCCGAAGTGGTACTGGCCACTGAGCGCGTAGGGCTGGGTGTCGACGCTGGCGACCTTGCCGTTGGGCGTCTTCACGCGATTGCCGAACTTGTCGGCCGCGCCCCACGCTTCGATGGCGATGTTGTCGGTCACGTAGTAGCTGGCGCTGAGCGTGGCCGCGCCGTCGCCATCGAAATAGGTGCGGCTGCCGGCGATTTCCGGATTGCGGGTGGGTTCGGACAGCGCGTAGCCGCCGACGACGGCGAAGCGCTTGCCGGCGGAAGTCGTCGCGTCGGTGCCCGCATCCTGGGCGAACGCGGAGGGGGCAATGGCCAGGGTGGCCACGACGGCCAGGGTCAAATGACGAAAACGCATCATGGAGTGGACTCCTCGTTATTGGTGACGCCTTGGGGGAGGCTGCCTTTCGCGAAGGCGGGCCTACCGTAGCCAGCGCTGCATGAACCGTCCTTGCCCCCGAGGGGCGCCCTTCAGGAACTTCACGAAAACGCGGTGGTAGTGGGCGTGCGCGTGGCACAGGCGCGATGAACCTGCGCTGGCTCCGCATGCGATGACGGCGTGAGCGAGTTCCGTGTCGATGCGAGTCGATGCATGGCGAAGACAACGCGCACGGCGGCGAGGCAAGATAGGGACTCCATCCGACGGGGGTCGCCCATGCATCGCCTGCTCGTGTCCAGCGTGCTGTCGTCTGGTGTGTGGCTTGCGTTCGCAATCGGTGGCCATGCGCACGCCGCGGAAGTGAACATCGACGCGTCGTGCGACATGGAGAGCGACTACGACCTGAGCATCGACGAGCGCAGCGTGATCCTCACCCGCGCGAGCGGCGTGCCGCGCGCGATCGTGATGCGACAGGGGAAGCTGTTCGTCGACGATCGCTGGGTCGAACTCGGCGCGGCCGACCGCCAGCGCATCGTGGACTTCGAGCAGGGCGCGCGCGCGGCGATGCCCGAGGCGCAGGCGATCGGGCGCGACGCGGCGGACATCGCCTTCACCGTGCTGGGCGAAGTCGCGGAAGGGTTTGCCAGCGATCCGGCGGAGGTGCGGGCGAAGGTCGCCAAGGCCCGCACGCAGATCGACGCGCGGCTGGCGCGCTCGGTCACCGCCACGCGTTTCAACGGTCGCGATCTGGGCCAGGGCATCGGCGAAGCCGTGGCAGAGGTCATCCCGAGCCTGATCGGCGACATCGTCAGCGGTGCCATCGGCGCGGCCTTCAGCGGCGACACCAGCCGGCTCAAGCGCATGGAGGACCTGGACGCGCAGATCGATGCACGCGTGGAAGCGCGGGCCAAGTCGCTCGAACAGCGTGCCCAGGGCCTGTGCCGGCGCATGGTCGAACTGGACCGGATCGACGACGCCCTGGAATATCGCATGCCAGGCGGGCAGGCACTGGAGATGCTCGAGGCCCGTCCCGGCCCCGATGCCGAACCGGCCCGGAACCCCGCCGCGGAGGCGGCCGAAGCGGCGAAGGACGCCCCGGCCACGCACTGATTGGCCGATACCGTGACGTATGTCGGATGCGGTTGGCGCAGTCGCCTGCAAACCGCACAATAGGGTTTTCGCGTCTGCGGGACCCCCACAATGGCTGAGCTCAAAGAAGCACGCGTTCCCGACATCGGGGACTACGACGGCGTGCCGGTGATCGAACTGCTGGTCGCGGTCGGCGACACGGTGAAGCAGGACCAGGGACTGGTCACGCTTGAATCGGACAAGGCCACGATGGAGGTCCCCGCGCCGTTCGCCGGCGTGATCCGCGAGATCAAGGTGAAGATCGGCGACGAACTGGCCGAAGGCAGCGTGGTCGCGCTGATCGAGCCGACCGACGCCTCGCCCGCTGCCGAAGCACCGAAGGCCGCCGCGCCTGCCGCTCCGGCCAAGCCCGCCGAGCCGCCGCGCGCCGAACCGGCCGCGCCCTCGCAGCAGACCCGCAGCGCCGAAACCGGTGCGAAGGTCGAGCCGGTGGTCGTGCCGCAGGAAGCCGACCGCATCGCCCAGGCGTCCATCGACGCCTCGCGTCCGGGCACCGATCCGGAAGCGATGCCGCCGCGCAGCCCGCCGGTGACCTTCGATTCCAGCGAACTGATGCCCGACAAGGTGCCGTACGCCAGTCCCGCGGTGCGCCTGTTTGCGCGCGAACTCGGCGTCGACCTGTCGCAGGTGTCCGGCAGCGAACGCGGCGGACGCATCGGCAAGGAAGACGTACAGAAGTTCGTGAAGTCGGTGATGGAAGGCAGTGCGCCTGTCGCCGCGGGTGCCGCGCCGGTAGCCGGTGGCGGCGGCCTCAACCTGCTGCCGTGGCCGAAGGTCGACTTCGCCAAGTTCGGCGAGATCGAGAGCAAGCCGCTCTCGCGCATCCAGAAGCTGTCCGGTGCGAACCTCGCGCGCAACTGGGCGATGATCCCGCACGTCACGCAGCACGACGATGCCGACATCACCGAGCTGGAAGAACTGCGCGTCGCGCTCAACAAGGAAAACGAGAAGAGCGGCGTCAAGCTGACCATGCTCGCCTTCCTGATGAAGGCTTCGGTTTCTGCGATGCAGAAGTACCCGACCTTCAACGCCTCGCTCGACGCCACCGGCGAGAACCTGGTGCTGAAGAAGTACTTCCACATCGGCTTCGCCGCCGACACGCCCAACGGCCTGGTCGTGCCGGTCGTGCGCGATGTCGACAAGAAGGGCGTGATGCAGATCGCGCAGGAAACGTCGGAGCTCGCCAAGAAGGCGCGCGACGGCAAGCTCGGCCCGGCCGACATGAGCGGCGGCTGCTTCTCGATCAGCTCGCTCGGCGGCATCGGCGGCACCAAGTTCACCCCGATCGTCAACGCACCGGAAGTCGCGATCCTCGGCGTGTCGAAGTCGGCGATCCGGCCGGTGTGGGACGGCAAGCAGTTCGCGCCGCGCCTGATCCTGCCGCTGTCGCTGAGCTACGACCATCGCGTCATCGACGGCGCCGCGGCTGCGCGTTTCACCGCGTATCTCGCGCAGTTGCTGGCCGACATGCGGCGCGTGCTGCTGTGACGGGGCGCGCGCTGGGGTTGGCCGCGGCAGTGCTCGCGGCACAGCTGGTGGCGGCGCCCGCGGCGCGCGCCGACGACGCGGCTTGCAAGATCGACCTCGGTCGAGGCTGGCCGCCGGCGACGGAGAACTACGGCAGTGCGGTCGAGACCCTGCTCTTCTCAGGCGTGCGCCCGGCCCTCAGCCTGACCCGCCTGCCTGCGCGCAGCGCCGAAAGCGGCCTGCAGCTCATCGCCGGCGAAGGCGAGGGCGACTGGACGCTGCGCTACACCGAAGCCGACGAACGCGTGGACGTGTGGGTCGGCGGACGTCGCGAACTGCGCGTGGCCCAGCAGCCCAGCGTGGTCGAAGTGCCGATGCCGGCCTCGCTCGCGCGCCGCGTCGTCGCCGACTGGCAGCGTGCGCTCGAAAGCCAGGTGCCGGCGGATCGCACGGCCGAATTCCACGACGGCGAAGTGCTGCTGTTCGTGGTCAACGATGCGGCCTCGGGCCAGTCGCTGCGCATCAGCGGCCTGCAGCCCGGCTGCGGCCCGGCGACCGGGCTGATGGAACAAGTGGGCCTGATGATCGAGGCCACCGACGACAGCGACGAGAAGCGCTTCAAGCGCTGGCGCAAGCTCGAGGAATCGCTGGACCAACTGGAACAATCGCTCGCCGGCGCCACCGGCTGACGCGAAGGAGATCCCCCAATGGCGACCATTGAAGTCAAAGTGCCGGACATCGGCGATTACGACGGCGTGCCGGTGATCGAGCTGCTCGTCTCGGTCGGCGATACGGTGAAGAAGGACCAGGGCCTGGTCACGCTCGAATCGGACAAGGCGACGATGGAAGTGCCGTCGTCGGCCGACGGCGTGGTGAAGGAGATCAAGGTGAAGATCGGCGACAAGGTCGCCGAAGGCGCCGTGATCGCGATCCTCGAAGGCGCCGGCGAAGCCGCTGCGCCCGCCGCGCCGGCCAAGGCCGAAGCGCCCGCGCCCGCAGCACCCGCCGAAGCCAAGCCGCCGGTCGCGCCGTCGCCGGCCGCGCCCGCGAGCGAAGCACCCAAGCCCGCGCTCGGCACCGGTCGCAAGGCCGACATCGAATGCCGCCTCGTCGTGCTCGGTTCCGGTCCTGGCGGCTACACCGCTGCGTTCCGTGCCGCCGACCTCGGCCTCGATACCGTGCTGGTCGAACGTTACGCCACGCTTGGCGGCGTCTGCCTCAACGTTGGCTGCATTCCGTCGAAGGCGCTGCTGCACGCGGCCGCGCTGATCGAGGAAGCCGCGCATTCGGCCGACATCGGCATAGCCTTCGACAAGCCGAAGCTCGACCTCGACAAGCTGCGCGACTTCAAGCAGAACAAGGTGGTCGGACAGTTCACCAAGGGCCTGTCCGGCATGGCCAAGCAGCGCAAGGTGCGCACCGTGCAGGGCGTCGGCCGCTTCGTGTCGCCCAACGAGCTGGAGATCGTCGGCGACGACGGCAAGACGCAGCTGCTGCGTTTCGAGCAGTGCATCATCGCCGCCGGTTCGCAGGCGGTGAAGCTGCCGAACTTCCCGTGGGACGACCCGCGCATCATGGATTCGACCGACGCGCTGGAGCTGCAGGACATCCCGGCAAAGCTGCTGGTCGTCGGCGGCGGCATCATCGGTCTGGAAATGGCCACGGTGTACAAGGGACTGGGCAGCGAAGTCACGGTCGTGGAATTCATGGACCAGCTGATGCCGGGCGCCGACAAGGACCTGGTCAAGCCGCTGGCCGATCGCCTGAAGAAGCAGGGCGTGGCCGTGCACCTGAAGACCAAGGCCGCGAAGGTCGAGGCGTCGAAGAAGGGCATCGCCGTGTCGTTCGAAGCCGCCGAAGACGGTGGCACGCCGGGGATCGAATCGGGCACGTGGGATCGCGTGCTGGTCGCGGTCGGTCGTGCGCCCAACGGCAACAAGATCGACGCCGACAAGGCCGGCGTGCAGGTGACCGATCGCGGTTTCATTCCGGTCGATCGGCAGATGCGCACCAACGTGCCGCACATCTTCGCCATCGGTGACCTCGTCGGCCAGCCGATGCTCGCGCACAAGGCCACGCACGAAGGCAAGCTCGCCGCGGAAGTCGCGGCTGGCGAGAAGCGCGAGTGGGTCGCGCGCGTGGTGCCGTCGGTGGCTTACACCGATCCGGAAATCGCATGGGTCGGCGTCACCGAGACCGAAGCCAAGGCCAAGGGCCTGCACGTGGGCGTGGGCAAGTTCCCGTGGGCCGCGTCGGCGCGCGCCGTCGGCATCGGTCGCGGCGAAGGCTTCACCAAGCTGATCTTCGACGAGAAGACGCATCGCATCGTCGGCGGCGGCATCGTCGGCGTGCATGCGGGCGATCTGATCAGCGAGCTCGCGCTGGCGATCGAGATGGGCGCGGAAGCCGGCGACATCGGCGCCACGATCCATCCGCATCCGACACTGAGCGAAAGCATCGGGATGGCCGCGGAAGTGTACGAAGGCACCATCACCGATCTGTATATCCCGAAGAAGAAGTAACGGGAACGTCGGCGAGTCGAACGAAACAGGCGCGGATTCCGCGCCTGTTTTCGTTTGGGGCGCTAGACGCGGAAGGACTGCGACATCGCGCGATGCATGCGCGCGTCGCGACGACTGCGCTCACCCGATTCCACAAAAGGCGAAGCCCCGGGAACACCGGGGCTTCGGAGGGCCCACCGCAGCTTTGCCATTGACGAGGAGAGAGACTCGGCGGGCGATCGTCAGGTGGGACCGGCGTGCTCGGGAAAGGTTCCGCAATACTCAGAGGGCCAGCGCGGTCGGGTCGCCGCTGCCCTGCTGGGGGACGTTCGCGCGGCGGGCCTCGATGCGCTTCCAGACCTTCTCGTGGAAGTGGAAGGCAACCGTATTGCAGGCCGGCTCGACGAGGGCCAGGGCCCCGCCCACCCAGACGCTGCCGGTCATCAGGTAGCCGACGGTGAAGGCGACGCTGAAATGGATGGCGGCGAAGCTGAAGGTCTTGGCCATGACGCGGTCCTTGATGAGATCGGTTCTCATTATGGAGACGCGCTCCGGCCCGTCCAATCGAATGAAATGGCCGATTCGATAGATTGCGGCTATTGGTGGCCCGTGGTGGGGCGGAGAGCGCCGCCAGTCGCCCCACGCCGATCGGTGACCCCTGCCGGTTGCCCGGACTTAAGGCGACCTTTATACTTTTGCGGCTCTACCGGGCGCTTTGCGCCTGCCCCAGACCGACGAGTCCCGCGTGCACGATCCCTTGTCCGCAGGTCGCCGGCTGGCGTCGCGCGCGACTGCCTGGCAGGCCGGCGCGGCAGCGCTGGTCGCGCTGGCCTTCCTCCCCTTCGGGGCGCCTTTGGCGCTGGCGGCGGCGGTTGGCGGCGGTGCGATCGTCGCGGGCGGACTGGTGGCGGCCTTCATGGCCCTGGGCGGCGGTATCCAACCGGCCGGCATGGCGATGGGGCGGCTACTGGCCGGGGTGATGTTGAAGTGGGTAGTGGTGTTTGCAGTTTTAACGCTCGGCCTGGCCGCGTTCAAGCTGCCGCCGTTGCCGATGCTGGTGGGAGTGCTTGCGGCAACGCTCGCATTCGTACTGGCCAATCTTT
It contains:
- a CDS encoding dihydrolipoyllysine-residue acetyltransferase, whose product is MAELKEARVPDIGDYDGVPVIELLVAVGDTVKQDQGLVTLESDKATMEVPAPFAGVIREIKVKIGDELAEGSVVALIEPTDASPAAEAPKAAAPAAPAKPAEPPRAEPAAPSQQTRSAETGAKVEPVVVPQEADRIAQASIDASRPGTDPEAMPPRSPPVTFDSSELMPDKVPYASPAVRLFARELGVDLSQVSGSERGGRIGKEDVQKFVKSVMEGSAPVAAGAAPVAGGGGLNLLPWPKVDFAKFGEIESKPLSRIQKLSGANLARNWAMIPHVTQHDDADITELEELRVALNKENEKSGVKLTMLAFLMKASVSAMQKYPTFNASLDATGENLVLKKYFHIGFAADTPNGLVVPVVRDVDKKGVMQIAQETSELAKKARDGKLGPADMSGGCFSISSLGGIGGTKFTPIVNAPEVAILGVSKSAIRPVWDGKQFAPRLILPLSLSYDHRVIDGAAAARFTAYLAQLLADMRRVLL
- the lpdA gene encoding dihydrolipoyl dehydrogenase gives rise to the protein MATIEVKVPDIGDYDGVPVIELLVSVGDTVKKDQGLVTLESDKATMEVPSSADGVVKEIKVKIGDKVAEGAVIAILEGAGEAAAPAAPAKAEAPAPAAPAEAKPPVAPSPAAPASEAPKPALGTGRKADIECRLVVLGSGPGGYTAAFRAADLGLDTVLVERYATLGGVCLNVGCIPSKALLHAAALIEEAAHSADIGIAFDKPKLDLDKLRDFKQNKVVGQFTKGLSGMAKQRKVRTVQGVGRFVSPNELEIVGDDGKTQLLRFEQCIIAAGSQAVKLPNFPWDDPRIMDSTDALELQDIPAKLLVVGGGIIGLEMATVYKGLGSEVTVVEFMDQLMPGADKDLVKPLADRLKKQGVAVHLKTKAAKVEASKKGIAVSFEAAEDGGTPGIESGTWDRVLVAVGRAPNGNKIDADKAGVQVTDRGFIPVDRQMRTNVPHIFAIGDLVGQPMLAHKATHEGKLAAEVAAGEKREWVARVVPSVAYTDPEIAWVGVTETEAKAKGLHVGVGKFPWAASARAVGIGRGEGFTKLIFDEKTHRIVGGGIVGVHAGDLISELALAIEMGAEAGDIGATIHPHPTLSESIGMAAEVYEGTITDLYIPKKK
- a CDS encoding DUF2061 domain-containing protein, with protein sequence MAKTFSFAAIHFSVAFTVGYLMTGSVWVGGALALVEPACNTVAFHFHEKVWKRIEARRANVPQQGSGDPTALAL